Sequence from the Aspergillus nidulans FGSC A4 chromosome III genome:
TCCAGATGTGCGCTAGTAGGCGCAGACCACTTGTATAGCTCACTGAACCACcatgcagagaagatgtaCCACCCAAAAGTCTGAATCACGTGAAGTGGGAAAAGGTAGTGGAAAGTGTTAAGAGAAGAGCTTGTCGTTCTTGAGCCAATGTGCATCTGACCCACTCGCAAAACAAAGATGGCGAGAGGGgatatgaagaggagaatggTGCGGATACCGCATGATCCGAGCGGAAACAGGGCCCAGAATACTTCCAAGTCGAACACAGATAAGCTAGTGCGTGAGTTGAAGGTGCTGAGTGTACTTACGAGAAGATTTGTCGCCGATCAAAACCGAGATTGCGTAACAGACTAGTAACGACAATGCCGAAGCATGGACAAACCTCCGGTGCAGCGCAGAGGTGAGAATGCGCCGGTACGGGCGAGGTTTTGCGGCCATGGCGTTGAGCTGAGATTGACTGCAGAATTGAAAGAACGGACAATATCACAGCATGGTCAGGGAGATAGCAATAGTAACTGACAATTACCGCGCCGGGCGGATGCAGGAACGAGTGTGATGCTTCCTGGGAGGATTGGCTACGGCCGGTCGATAATTGAAGCTTTGAAGCTTTTTTGAAAGCCATCAAAACACACAAGCCACACCTCATTGATCAGGTGACCTTTCAACTAAGCCACGAATTTCGACATCACGTCATGTCATGTGAGCGTAGCCTGCATATCCGGGCACCAACAAGCATCTTCCAACGTCTGCACCTGCAGGCAGCTCTCCGTAGTATCTTCTTCGTTGACCTCTTGGTTTTCTTGCTCCCTATTGCTGCGTCTCTCGCTACAATATGTCTTTCAATCACTTGAGCTCTCTCGAGTCCCAGCCTACCACCTACCGTCGTTCGGATGATCCCCAGTACCATGATGATCCCGAATTCCAGCGGTTGACCGAGTCCCTATCGAACCAGCTATTCACACTCACTTCAAACATCACCCGCTTGTCGGATCAGATTGCCCTCCTTGGGACAAAGCGCGACACTGAACGGGTGCGAGAAAGAGTTCATAATCTCCTTGAACAAACCCGTACCGGATTCAGAGACGTTGGCGAGGGGATCAAGAAGGTTCAGAACTGGGAAGACGTCAATGTATGCTCCTAACAGCTGCCACAACTCCTCATTGCCTGGGCGCTCTATCTAATAAACTTCTATTAGCCCTCACAAAAATGGACACAGCAGAAATTGTCAACAGAGTTCAAGGCCACCTTGGAGGAATTCCAGACCATCCAGCGACGGGCCTTGGAGAAGCAACGCGCTTCTGCAGTCGCGGCACGCACCGCtgtggaggaggccgggCATTCGACAGAGGATGacgctcagcagcagcagcagcagcagctcctcgaaGTAGAACAGCCACGCCTAGCGAATCAAGACGAAGTTGATTTCCAGGAAGCTCTAATCATCGAGCGTGAAGCGGAGATCCGCAACATTGAACAAAGTGTTGGTGAATTGAACGAGCTGTTCCGGGATGTCGCCCACATCGTTCATGAGCAGGGAGAGCAACTAGACACTATTAGCGGGAACGTCGAGAACGTTCATGCTAACACTCAAGGCGCGAATGTTGAGCTTCGCAGTGCTAGCCGGTACCAGAAGAACGCTCGGACTAAGGCTTGCTGTTTACTCATAATCCTTGCCGTCATTTTGGCTATTATTATCCTTGCGGCTGTTCTTGGATAGACACTTGATGATCCCCATGGTAACTTTCGTGGCACCCGAtgattcttcttttccttttttctttgtGATATCCTCCGCTGTTGCTGCATGATGTTACCCTCCATTACTGTGAGCAGCATTATGATTATGACCCTGTCCGTTCTGGCGTTGGAGTGGATGTTCTATATGCATTTGTTATGCTGCCTTCATCGTGGTATTATACATGGTCCCAATGTTATACATATTATATAATTCAATGACCCAACCGATACCGAAACTCCTGCTTCCAAGGTCATACCGCGAGAAATTTGAACAGAGTTCCTTAAAGACCCGAGAATCGCCTGAATCTCATCATACAGCCTTCCCAAGAATTCAATTTCGGCCGCACGTCAAGGTAAAAGCTGAGCTTGCCTGGCCCGGCGTTTGCGGCCAGGCCACCCCGGCTGCTCCCTCCTGTTGACTTTCCTTGGTAAAAATCGATGACATATTCAATCCGCTGCCCGTCACATCGTTCCACAACCCAGTCGTGTCGATCAAAAGGTAACTGGTATCCCATCAAGCTGTTCATGCGCGCCCTAGGGCTCAAAAATTCCGGCTCGGAGCCTAGTCCGCGAAACGAGTACAGCTTCGGCCCGCCGCACTTTTTGCTTCCAGGGTCCGATAACGGCGCTTTCTGTTCCCATTCCAGGATTTGCTGCCATGCGCGCTCATTCACAGCGTTATGGATTGGGATTATCGATGCTACCGTAGTCGCTAATTCTGACGCCGAGCTGACTGAATTCGGGGTATTACCCTTACGCATTAGCGCCTCGAAGAATTGCCGTTCAGAAGGATAAATCCAGTTCCCCGTCGATTTGTCATGCCCCGTTTCAGTTTCTGCGTTAGAAGGCGTACCGTGCGATGCAGTCGGTGATGCATATGGGGAGGACGGTGCGGCGGGACACTCGGATGGGGGTGCATCTGAATCGGAGGCAACCGCTCTTGGTATACTGCTTACTTCGCGATCTGTGGAGAGCGGGCGGTGTTGCTTCATCGTTGTCGGCACCCCATCATTGGAAGCGACAGGATGAGGAGCCTCGCCGGGTTTAtgttgctgcagccatgCCTCACGGGTTTTGTGATCAACGGGGCAGGTAGCCGCTGGGGTGGAGGGAGGGGGTGATACTGGAGTGCTTGCGCCGGCGCCCATTGAGACGTTAGCGTACTCTGATGTAtgcgaaaagaagagaaaaagtgagaactggaagaagagagaatggCCGTTGTGGTGCTTGGTAATgcgaaaaagaaagcaaatgGCCGGACTAACGCAGCTCACCGCCCGTCGGCCGCTGGACTTACTCCGAGCGAATCTCCGTCCAGCTGTATATTTACTTTTTGTGTCACTTGTTCTCGATCCCCTTTTTTGGgatctcctgctgctgtaTCTTCACTTCTCTTTGTTTATCTCCTCCCAGACTATTTGTATATTCTGACACAATGGCTGCTGTTTCTGAGAGCCCCGTCTACCGGGCCACCACTACTGCCCCTGTTAACATCGCCGTTATAAAGTATGTCTGAACCCCGCCATTGTACAACACATTGGCTTATACCAGTTGTCTAGGTACTGGGGAAAACGCGATGCCACTTTGAACTTGCCTACGAACTCATCGCTTTCTGTCACCTTGTCTCAGCGCTCTCTCCGTACCTTAACCACTGCCTCGTGCTCTGCCAGCTACCCCGCCGCCGATGAGCTGACGCTCAATGGCAAGCCGCAGGACATCCAGTCGTCCAAGCGTACCCTGGCTTGTCTCGCCAGCTTACGGGCTCACCGACAAGAGCTCGAGAGTGCAGACCCGTCTCTGCCTAAGCTCTCTACCCTCCCCCTAAGGATCGTTTCCGAGAACAACTTCCCCACCGCCGCTGGCCTCGCCTCCTCGGCTGCTGGTTTCGCAGCTTTGGTGCGCGCCGTAGCAGACCTCTACAAGCTGCCTCAGTCGCCAACAGAACTTAGTCGCATCGCTCGGCAGGGTTCTGGCTCGGCTTGTCGCTCTCTGATGGGAGGGTACGTCGCCTGGCGCGCCGGTGAGCTTGCGGACGGAAGCGACAGTCTGGCAGAAGAGGTTGCTCCCCAGGCTCACTGGCCCGAAATGCGTGCACTTATCCTGGTTGTgagtgcggagaagaaggacgtTCCTAGCACGACGGGTATGCAAACTACCGTTGCGACATCAGAGCTTTTCGCAACGCGGGCGAACGCTGTCGTCCCTGCGCGTATGGCCGCTATAGAGACAGCTATTCAGAACCGCGATTTCCCCGCTTTTGCGGAAATCACCATGCGTGATTCCAATGGTTTCCATGCTACCTGCCTTGACTCATGgcctcccatcttctacatGAATGATGTCTCCCGGGCCGCCGTCAGGCTCGTACATGATATCAACAACGCCGTCGGTCGTACAGTGTGCGCGTATACTTTCGATGCTGGCCCTAACGCCGTCATCTACTACCTTGAGAAGGATTCCAACCTTGTTGCGGGAACTTTCAAGTCTATTCTTGGCACAGAACTTGAAGGATGGTCTGGCCCCTTCTATGATGCCGTGAAGGACGTCAGCTCGGGTGTATCTCTCGAACAGGTCGACTCCCGCGCCGTAGACGTGCTCAAGACTGGATTGAGCCGTGTGATCCTCACCGGTGTTGGTGAAGGTCCTATCAGTGTACAGGATCACCTCGTTGGGGAAAACGGTGAAATTCTCTCTGATCAATAGAGAATCAGGGGAGCAGCAGGGGCGAACAATTTATGATTTCGTCAATCGCATCAGACCTATTCAAAGTTACTTGTATTCAATTGCAAGCCGTGCATCGTTTGAGACGATACAAGGCATGATGTCCATTGTTTCGGTTATCTATGATTCGGATTCGGTCAACGTTCGATACATCAAACACATGCTACACATCCATATACATAATAAACAGCTAGCTATTCTAATTCCTTTCTAGTATACCTGAACAAACTTTTCCTAACCTACCTTAAGGGAATATAACCTAACCTAACTCAACAATGCTgacttcttcatctccttgaTTTTCGGCGGCTCCTGACCTTTCCCACCTCCCAGAGTAGACACAATACTCTCCCAAAACACTCTCTGCCCGCCTTGCGGCATTGGAACATCCACAGGCCCATTCACTGCCTCACCACCCTGCTCCCcattttctccctcttctaGCTGTTGCTTCTGTTGAACAATGAAAACTTCCTCCTGACTTTCCTCACACAGCTTCAAAACATCTCTCGTAGCCTTCTCAATCGCCGCAGCACGCTCCCTCATCCCCCTGCGCAGCAGGGAATCAACCAGATTCTCCACTTCGGGAACAGTCGTGCCAACACGTTCAATCAGTCGTCGCACACTGTTAACCAGGTATTCTTCTTCGTAGACAgttcctttctttccacGGGCCCGCTTGCGCTCTTCCTTGCGCCGGTTGCGAGAACTCTGACGCGAGGATGTTGTTTTACCGGACGACGTCTTGCCCGTGTACCGAGTAAACATAGATTTGCCGGCTAAGGTCGAGGCATCCGTTGCTGCTAGAGAGACGTTATCGGGAATATCCACACCCGCAGCCCCATCAGTGGCAGTGGGGTCTCCGCCAAAGTATGCCAATGGATCCTGGATACGACGCACACGTAGCTCCGCGATTCGAGGAACCTGTGCCTGCAATTGGGAGCGGAAGTCCGCAAGCAGGTCTGTCATTGATCCCATGGCATCTGCGAGAGCGACGTCCACAATCTCCGGGATGAGGGACTGCACGCTGTGCAGGGTGAGAAGGCGAGTCGCTTCGGAATAGCGGGCGCCGCGGCAGAGGAGGCGAGCAGCGGTAGGGATATCATGAAGATGTTCAGCGTGAATTTGAGAAGCGGCGAGGTAGTCCTTGTTTTCCTCAACCAGGGTTGTGGCAAGGTCGGTGGCGTGGGTTGTTAGCTCATCTTGGGAAAGGGGAACGAGCATCGCGGTGTAGAGGGATTCGCGCCAGAGGTGTGCGAGTTGGTAGCATTTGTAGGCGTCTGTGTACATAGAGAGGGATTCATAGGCTTTTTGGTTTTTGTTAGCTCTGAGATTTTATATATTGGGGAGTTCTCTCGGCGTACCAATTCCTGCATCTTTATACTGGGATTCCTGGTACAGGTGGTCTGCGTAGAGGTGGGTTATGTCGCGAAGCTGTTCAGGCTCATATTTGTAAATATCAATGGCATCTTTGTATAGGACGTGCTTGACCACGTATTCGCGGAGCTCGTCGTGGGCATGCAACCCATGAAGATGGCCGAGTGCCTTCTGCCACCTTCCTAGGTAGTTGTCAATTTCGAAGAATCGACGCAGATCTGGGAGTTGCTGCAGCTTCCGGAGGAATGGAAGGTATTCGCGGGGATCCTATGCTTCGTTAGAATGCCTCCTTGTACTCTTCCTAACGGACTTTCGTACCCTCTGCGCTTGTTGGGCTACAAGCAAAGTAAGTTCAAGATCATAGAGACCTAGCGCAGTATCGTAGAGCCGGTTCGCATCCGTCAGGAAGCACATGTGTTCCACAGCGTCTTCTGCTTGTTCAGGACTCTCCTCTTATGTCTGGTTAGTAGAATCAAACAAGTAGGCATAGCAAGACAAACCTCTCAGACGCGCTACTAATTGGAGACCGGATTCGAGGTCTGGTGGTAGCTTGCAAACATGCGCCGTAATGAGGTTGTGCAGATTAGTATCTGAACGCTTCTCCAGGGCGGTTAGGAACCCATCACAAATTCGGTTAACCTTGctgcctttctttcctgtcaTGGTAAAACCGGTTTCCGCTGCAACTTCCATGTCTAGTGCTTTCAACGTATCCTTGTAGAGCGTCTGCGagacatcttcttctctgaagTTGGGTTAGTAAGGCCATCATGAGCACTTAAGGATAACATACTTCAAGCGAGAAAGGAATTCGTCCACGAAATCCACCCTCTTGACTTGGTCGACGAATAGTGTAATGCTTTCCATGAACTGCTCGGGGGCGTAGTCATGAATAAGATTCATGTCTACCATTTGGCTGCGGCAGGTGAGGAAAGCAGAGCGGTAGTCCTTCTTATCAATGAAGGATCGAATTCCTGCTAGCACGAGGGCTCGTGGATAAATAGTCTCGATGTTGcctcgaggagcttggagaaCAACTGCGAATGCGGAAGGCATTACAGTGACTAGGCGTGATCCACGTTCAATGCTTCTACAACGTTCATCCGTCTCGGGAGTGTCAGGAGGCGCCTCCATGTCTATAATAAGAGAGTTAGCTAGAAAGGGATGATACAAATGGTCGTTATCACTAACCTTCAGCCCGGCGGAGATGAACGAACTTGAGAAGATGTAGAGAGGTGGTGAATATAACATGGGACGAGGTAAGGAGGAAAGAAGTGCAATTCTTTGCAAGCAGCTTCTTGTTCGCATATAAGCCCCCTGTTCTTGATAAGGAAATCAAAACGAGCTAACTAGGTTAACAAACCACCCAAATAAATCGGCTAATGACGCCTACCTCATCATCAGATATTTGAGCACTCTTGGCCCAGTATGTGTCAGCGACAGGGCTTTGGGCCCAAGGTGTGACCTGTGATTCGTTGGATGATGGCATTGTGATGGTAGAGTAGGCAATTGACTGGCCTGGTCGAGGAACATGAGAGAACCACAGGGCTTCGTGCCCTAAGCTTGAAAACATGGTAAGCAGGTGCTCAGAGTCTGCTGCCTCGTAAACGACCTTGGTTTCACGGGTCTCCAACGTGGTCCGCTCGATGCAGGTATTGTTCGGTCCTCTGCTGCGGAGGATGTAGACTTCATTGTCATTGAGGAAGGTAATCTGACGAGGCCGACTGCCTATTTCACCGGATAAGGGATAGCTGGACTCCAGGATCGGAACAGGCACCGGTCTGGATTTGAGGGACCATAGATAAACAGAGAAGTGATCGTTCATTAGAACAGCAATCCTTGTCCCAGACTTGCTAAACGCTACATCAATAGCATTGGCATCAAGAGGAAGTTCATTGTGAGCCATAGGGGGCGGAACGCCGGATAGTTTCAGAGGCGTCAACTTCAGAGTTTCTGTGAGAGTTAACGAAATGAGACCTTACACAGGTAGTGTACCTAATACTGACTTCCATCAATAACAGCAACAGCTCCAACATCATTAGGAGGAGTGGTTGAACCGTGAAAAACTTTAAAAACAAACTCGCCGTCTAAGATTGACTCTGCAGAACCATTAGTCTGAATTAAATCTTATCCCACTAGAACACAGGACATACCAGAGGCTCCTGCAACGAAACGCAAAGCTTTTTCATGGTGCCATTTGTACGCAAAGGGGCCCTCAGAGCTTACTATCACAGGAATTTCCTGTTTCAGGTAGTAGTGGTAGTTGCCCGAGGTCCAAAACTGAATTCTGTCCTTGAACTGTACTGCAAGAACTGTTGAGTCCACATTCCAGCTCAGATGAATGTTTGATGCCCACGTAGATCGCTCCTCTTCGGTCAAACGAAGAGTGAACTGGCCATGTCGCAAGCCGTTTCTTTCAAAAAAGACCACATCAATCCGGTCATCGAGCCTCTGAATGCCGGCAATGAGATTTCCGTACGGTCTCCAACTGAGAGCCCCTTCTAGGCCATCAACTGGCTCACTCACGCTATCCAGAGTTCCCTCACGGGAGTAGACCCTGATTGCACGACGAATCCCTTCAACGATGCTATTCACCGCAACAAAGGCGCCGTCTCCGCGCCATGTAATAGTTGTCCTACCGTCATCATTACCGCTGAGCTTCCCCTCGTCCACCTTCTCCGGAACAGTTGGGTCTCGCATAGCCTTGGCTCTCTTTCCCTGAAATTGCGTCTCACGCTTTCCCCAGCCCACGGAGACATGCTGCGACGCCTTAAGGTCATCAGGAGTAAAAGTGATCTCGGCGACATTCTCAAACTCCCTAGTCATGTACAAAAATGTATGGGCTGAGGTAGTAAGAGCCAGCAGTTCCTCGTCAGGCGACCAGGCGGCAGCCGTAATGCCAACATCGACCGAGCCCACAATCTCGATCTTATCCTCTCCAGGGAGGGGCTCTTCACGGACAACGATAATGTCACCTCCTTCCAGGACAAGGCATGCCGTCAGAGTGTCCGCGAAGTAATGTAGCGAGAGAACGTGATCACAATCAAGATGTGGCAGCGGACATGGTGCATCCCAAGATGCGATAGTGTCAAAGACATCTGGGCTCACGGCATCCGAGAAATACACATCCGCGCGTTTTCTCCGGAGCTCGATGACAGGGTTTGTGGGCGTAGGGCCAAATGTGCAAATGACAGCATCGGAAGCTGTATCCcaagctgttgctgttagAGGAAGTCCATTTTGGAGCTGCACCTCTGCGAGGCGCACGTTTTTCAAATTGCGCATCTTCAGTGAATATGTGGTTACCCCACTGCCATCGACAAGGTTCTTCCcaagaaaatgaaaatgaCTCGGcgggaaggaagaaagaaaatcaaTAAAACTTCCTCTCCATTAGAGCAGAACAGTATCCAGGTAGTAGATGTGTTCCGATAGTTTTGCTGTTGTAGCCTGAATATCAAAAAGAATTTGATTTTCGCGACAAAAAATCAACCAATGACTTCATCCATAAACTAATGCTATCCATCTACAGTCTCCGTGCGGCTACCAACCGTACAGCTCCCGATTATATCCCATTGCCATTATAGGGTACGGAGAAAATTCTGGGTTAAAGGCTCAAGGCCGAATGGATTCTCTAAATTTATACAGATTATACGAATTCCCCAAGACAGCTCGATCCCACCATTGCCGGATACCCCAGGGGCGCGCGGAGGCGGATTTAGCGGGTCTTGTAGGTTTGCCAGACTGGAGAAAGCTATTAGACGGCGTTGTAAGTTAATAACGAAGATGGTCGGAAACATACCAGCAATAGCGAAGGGAGCACCGAAACCGGTGACTATAGGCACGGAGTTAGCAACACCAACAATCAATCTACCCACTGCAGGTATTGAGGAATACTCACTCATGAAAGCCCagtatctgaagaagaagtacttgGTAAGAGGGTTGAAGGGGATGTTGGAGCGAGGACCCTCAGCGTAGTGGTAAGGGCTGGAAAGCTGGCTGCGGGTGGTGGAAAAGCCACGGCGGGCAACGAAGGAGGTAGCCATGCGGGCCCGGAGAGCGGTAGCAGCGTTCATCTTCGACAAGTTCAGTACAATTGGTCCCCAAGTCCAATGCAGTACAGGTTTACCTTGAATAGAACAGAAGCGCGATGAGATGACTGAGGCGGAGATACTGATCGTGCCATGCGGGAAATgtaggatgaagatggagccAAATTAGTCACGTGATAACCAGCTATTACAAGAGGATAGTTTCTCCGATCAGTTTCTCCGGCGGTCGTTCGATTGCGGCACCTTCCCCGAACGGGACATGAAATTTCTTGGTCGCTCCAGTCGGTGGGAAGAAACATAGCAGAAACCCGACCACCGCGGCTGCTCGAGTTATTTGCGCCCTGTGGTTCTAGATCCTGCTCAACAATGGATGAGCTTTTCGATGTCTTCGAGGATAAGCCCCAAGCGGCCCAGCTCTCTGAACCCAGACGaccgaagaaagagaagagcaagaagcgcCAGATAAACGGCGATGTGAAGGAAAACGGGGAAAATGCAAAACCCAAGGAGAATATCGCTCCCGATGTCGCGGAACAAGAAaacaaggaagagaagtCTTCAGGCTCGGATAACAACAATCAGCCAGAGACAAAGCGATTGCGATTAGAAGAAGAGCCGGAACCCGTTGTCGCAGACTTGTTCGAAACTGCGCAAGAGCGCGAGATTGCAGGATCTGCAGGGCTTCAAGCTGAGAAAGAAGCAGGCCCAGTGGTCTTGTCCCACCAGGTCCGGCATCAAGTCGCCATTCCGCCGAAGTATCCTTACGTTCCAATCTCTCAACACAAACCTCCGGAGAACCCCGCGAGAGTATGGCCGTTTACGCTCGATCCATTCCAGCAGGTTGCTGTCTCGTCGATTCAGAGAGGAGAAAGTGTGCTGGTATCGGCTCATACCAGTGCGGGAAAGACGGTGGTCGCGGAATATGCTATTGCTCAGAGTTTGAAGAACAATCAGAGGGTCATCTATACAAGTCCTATCAAAGCCCTGAGTAATCAGAAATACCGGGAGTTTGCAGCGGAATTTGGCGACGTTGGTCTAATGACGGGTGATGTGACAATCAACCCTACTGCTACTTGCTTGGTTATGACGACCGAGATTCTGCGGTCTATGTTGTATCGCGGCTCCGAGATCATGCGCGAAGTCGCCTGGGTTGTCTTCGACGAGATTCATTACATGCGAGATGCTAGTAAGTGTGTCAAAAGGTCGCAAGAGTACAGTCACTAAATACGGGACATAGCGCGAGGTGTTGTTTGGGAAGAGACCATTATTCTACTTCCAGATAAGGTTCGATACGTATTTCTGTCCGCAACAATTCCCAATGCGATGCAGTTCGCCGAGTGGATCACAAAAATGCACAACCAACCCTGTCACGTTGTATATACTGACTTCCGGCCTACGCCGCTGCAACATTATTTCTTCCCCGCTGGCTCCGAAGGAATGCATCTAATCGTCGACGAGAAGGGTGTTTTCCGAGAGGAGAACTTCCAGAAGGCAATGAGCTCCATCGCAGACAAGAAAGGTGATGATCCAGCGGATGCGCTTGCCAAACggaaaggcaaaggcaaagacaaAAAACTCAACAAAGGCGGAACtcaggagaaagatgatatatataaaatTGTCAAGATGATTATGTTGAAGAGTCTGAATCCTGTTATCGTCTTCAGTTTCAGCAAGCGCGAGTGTGAATTCTACgctctgaagatgaagagccTGGCCTTCAATGACGACTCGGAAAAGGAGATGGTATCAAAGGTCTTCAACAGTGCAATTGAAATGCtatctgaagaagatcgcaATCTACCTCAGATTCAAAACATCCTGCCCCTTCTACGGAGAGGTATTGGTGTCCATCACTCCGGACTGCTTCCCATCCTCAAGGAGACCATCGAAATTCTGTTCCAAGAAGGGCTTATCAAGGTCCTGTTCGCCACTGAAACATTCTCTATCGGTCTTAACATGCCAGCAAAGACCGTCGTCTTTACCAGCGTTCGAAAGTTCGACGGCTTCAGCCAGCGCTGGGTCACTCCATCTGAGTTTGTGCAGATGTCTGGCCGTGCCGGACGTAGAGGTCTCGACGACCGTGGTATTGTTATCATGATGATaggggaagaaatggatCCTGCCGTGGCCAAGGAAATTGTGCGTGGAGAACAGGACCGTCTAAATTCCGCTTTCCATCTGGGCTACAACATGATTCTGAATCTCATGCGTGTAGAGGGTATATCGCCTGAGTTCATGCTTGAAAGGTGTTTCTATCAATTCCAGAACACTGCAGGCCTGGCGGGCCTTGAAAAGGGTAATCAATACTCTTACCCGGTGTTTGAATATACTACTGACAATTGGCAGAACTTGCTGAactggaagaaaaaagagccAACATGACCATTTCGGATGAAGGAACCATCCGCGAATACTACGATATTCGGACGCAGATTGACCAATTCAACGATGATGTACGGGCGGTCATCAGCCATCCTGAGTACTCTGTGCCCTTCCTTACGCCTGGGCGCCTGTTGCACATCAAATACAAAGACTTCGACTTTGGATGGGGGGTAGTTGTTAACATCAAGAAACGCAAACCCCAGAAGAACTCAGAGGAGCTGACCGGTCATGCCAGTTACATTGTTGATGTTCTTTTGAGGGTTGCTGATGGGTCATCTT
This genomic interval carries:
- a CDS encoding ATP-dependent RNA helicase MTR4 (transcript_id=CADANIAT00006045); amino-acid sequence: MDELFDVFEDKPQAAQLSEPRRPKKEKSKKRQINGDVKENGENAKPKENIAPDVAEQENKEEKSSGSDNNNQPETKRLRLEEEPEPVVADLFETAQEREIAGSAGLQAEKEAGPVVLSHQVRHQVAIPPKYPYVPISQHKPPENPARVWPFTLDPFQQVAVSSIQRGESVLVSAHTSAGKTVVAEYAIAQSLKNNQRVIYTSPIKALSNQKYREFAAEFGDVGLMTGDVTINPTATCLVMTTEILRSMLYRGSEIMREVAWVVFDEIHYMRDATRGVVWEETIILLPDKVRYVFLSATIPNAMQFAEWITKMHNQPCHVVYTDFRPTPLQHYFFPAGSEGMHLIVDEKGVFREENFQKAMSSIADKKGDDPADALAKRKGKGKDKKLNKGGTQEKDDIYKIVKMIMLKSLNPVIVFSFSKRECEFYALKMKSLAFNDDSEKEMVSKVFNSAIEMLSEEDRNLPQIQNILPLLRRGIGVHHSGLLPILKETIEILFQEGLIKVLFATETFSIGLNMPAKTVVFTSVRKFDGFSQRWVTPSEFVQMSGRAGRRGLDDRGIVIMMIGEEMDPAVAKEIVRGEQDRLNSAFHLGYNMILNLMRVEGISPEFMLERCFYQFQNTAGLAGLEKELAELEEKRANMTISDEGTIREYYDIRTQIDQFNDDVRAVISHPEYSVPFLTPGRLLHIKYKDFDFGWGVVVNIKKRKPQKNSEELTGHASYIVDVLLRVADGSSSGTKTFEDLPQGVRPPKEGEKSQMEVVPLLLNCIQAISHVRMIVPKDLQSKDSRTDMGKKVEQIKKRFPDGIAVLDPIEDMGIKDDEFKKTLRKIEVLESRLVTNPLHNSPRLEELYEQYAEKLDLGNKIKATKKKISEGMAIQQLDELKCRKRVLRRFGFINEAEVVQLKARVACEISTGDELMLSELLFNGFFNKLTPEQAAAVLSVFVFEEKTKETPPLSKEELAKPLKEIQAQARIIAKVAQESKLAVSEEDYVQSFHWELMEVIYEWANGKSFADICGMTDVYEGSLIRVFRRLEECLRQMAQAAKVMGSEELESKFETALTKVRRDIVAAQSLYL